Proteins encoded together in one Sylvia atricapilla isolate bSylAtr1 chromosome 2, bSylAtr1.pri, whole genome shotgun sequence window:
- the MRPL57 gene encoding large ribosomal subunit protein mL63 encodes MFLTTILLRKRIPGKQWIGKYRKPRLVTISMKQAMARRLEIEAENEYWLSQPYLTKEQEYKHNAEERRAKWEAFKRLKQAKFPEHRFISDHLNHLNVSKKWTC; translated from the coding sequence ATGTTTTTAACGACAATATTACTGCGGAAGAGAATTCCTGGGAAACAATGGATTGGGAAGTACAGGAAACCAAGACTGGTTACCATTTCAATGAAGCAAGCAATGGCCCGAAGGCTGGAAATTGAAGCAGAGAATGAATATTGGCTCAGCCAACCTTACCTGACAAAGGAGCAGGAGTACAAACACAATGCAGAAGAGAGACGTGCCAAGTGGGAAGCTTTCAAACGCCTGAAACAAGCCAAGTTTCCTGAGCACAGATTCATCAGCGATCATTTAAACCACTTAAATGTATCAAAGAAGTGGACGTGTTGA